Proteins encoded together in one Anguilla anguilla isolate fAngAng1 chromosome 9, fAngAng1.pri, whole genome shotgun sequence window:
- the LOC118236443 gene encoding gap junction delta-2 protein — protein sequence MGDWSILGRFLTEVQNHSTVIGKIWLTMLLIFRILLVTLVGDAVYSDEQSKFTCNTLQPGCNNVCYDTFAPVSHLRFWVFQIVLVSTPSIFYIVYVLHKIAKDEKLEMEKVQVRVLAKRGPPRARAGRSNRGGEREETLEAATPAFSPRFEEEWSPQEGECVEQSLLEEELGEVGKDPTQLSSQVLLIYIVHVVLRSIMEIAFLVGQYYLFGFEVPHLFRCETYPCPNRTDCFVSRATEKTIFLNFMFSISLGCFILNIVELHYLGWVYIFRILCSACSTCCEQDRDPAGRAGLYHVHNPLLLQLKHSLRGRVVLQTPPPLSQEKAGGPPAHAPAISFETDSTVECTSKRSPDDKERAKAKLASAAKLGRGKKSWL from the coding sequence ATGGGGGACTGGTCCATTCTTGGCCGTTTCCTCACGGAGGTGCAGAACCACTCCACGGTGATCGGCAAGATCTGGCTGACCATGCTCCTGATCTTTCGCATCCTCCTGGTGACGCTGGTGGGCGACGCGGTCTACAGCGACGAGCAGTCCAAGTTCACCTGCAACACGCTGCAGCCCGGCTGCAACAACGTCTGCTACGACACCTTCGCCCCCGTCTCGCACCTGCGCTTCTGGGTCTTCCAGATCGTGCTGGTCTCCACGCCGTCCATCTTCTACATCGTCTACGTGCTGCACAAGATCGCCAAGGACGAGAAGCTGGAGATGGAGAAGGTGCAGGTGCGGGTGCTGGCCAAGCGGGGACCCCCGCGGGCGCGGGCGGGACGATCGAACCggggcggggagagggaggaaactCTGGAGGCAGCCACGCCCGCCTTCAGCCCCCGTTTTGAGGAGGAGTGGAGCCCCCAGGAGGGGGAATGCGTGGAGCAGAGcctcctggaggaggagctcgGGGAGGTGGGAAAGGACCCCACCCAGCTGTCCAGCCAGGTGCTGCTCATCTACATCGTCCACGTGGTGCTGCGCTCCATCATGGAGATCGCCTTCCTGGTGGGGCAGTACTACCTGTTCGGCTTCGAGGTCCCCCACCTCTTCCGCTGCGAGACCTACCCCTGCCCCAACCGGACCGACTGCTTCGTGTCCCGGGCCACCGAGAAGACCATCTTCCTCAACTTCATGTTCAGCATCAGCCTGGGCTGCTTCATCCTCAACATCGTCGAGCTGCACTACCTGGGCTGGGTCTACATCTTCCGCATACTCTGCTCCGCCTGCTCCACCTGCTGCGAGCAGGACCGGGACCCGGCCGGGCGCGCGGGGCTCTACCACGTCCACAACcccctcctgctgcagctcaagCACTCGCTGCGGGGACGGGTGGTCCTgcagacccccccgcccctgtcccAGGAGAAGGCCGGCGGCCCGCCCGCGCACGCGCCCGCCATCTCCTTCGAGACGGACTCCACCGTGGAGTGCACGTCCAAGAGGAGCCCTGACGACAAGGAGCGCGCCAAGGCCAAGCTGGCGAGCGCGGCCAAACTGGGGCGCGGCAAGAAATCCTGGCTGTGA